In one Pseudomonas purpurea genomic region, the following are encoded:
- a CDS encoding TonB-dependent receptor: MSPLNLASPLTPRRLKRLPLALLLAGSASWTQGYAAEAETPPEGAGKTTAGKAKADNGRLETVTVTARRREESSQAVPTPMSVISGQALESQRVYRIQDLQQLVPSVNVAYMHARQSSVSIRGLGNNPASDGLEGSVGLYIDNVYLGRPGMAVFDLMDIEQLEVLRGPQGTLFGKNTTAGVINISTRAPSFTPERSIETSVGEDGYFQTKGTVSGPLNDELAGRFSAYRTRSDGDIKNEYDGHDLNGGSRQGFRGQLLYKPNESFNLRWIGDYNEEDSSAGTRVLYSTGPTINGVNLYQSRARAAGATLVDGSHRKVNLNNDQHVTVFQGGTSLEANWTLPNDFTLTSVSAYRWWNFTPRNDDGLNVAAAYNAGVSVEDKQYSQEFRLASPTGGAFDYVLGAYYFGSDLDNKSFAYYGPQADIWNGTPRGALANVSTVGNGHIETNSFALFAQGTWHLTERLDFTAGVRGSYEDKSAWVTRDAPLGGAAVTGAATNARRGRTGAYDSGDLNQYSSSPSGLLNLSYHFTDDLLGYATLSHGEKSGGVNLVVGSAPTAGADSLLIGTERANNAELGFKSTLWDRRLQLNANLFWTRVNGYQTNAYDEANRVQYLTNAGSVRSRGVEVESTLIALRGLTLNINGSYNDVSYLSYKDAPCPPEVSLRPGAPASCDLSGHQVVGASKWIGNANGEYTWNLNNGLEEYVTASYAFRSKAVGTVEDSDFGQIPSYAVVNLSTGLRGDFNDGQWDVSLWLKNAFDKTYYTTLWTGGNGGYEGLLGTPRTLGVTGRYEF; encoded by the coding sequence CTGGCCGGCAGCGCCAGTTGGACCCAGGGGTACGCTGCCGAGGCCGAAACCCCGCCCGAGGGTGCGGGCAAAACCACCGCCGGCAAGGCCAAGGCCGACAACGGGCGGCTGGAAACCGTGACGGTCACGGCCCGGCGTCGCGAAGAAAGTTCACAAGCGGTGCCGACGCCGATGAGCGTGATCAGCGGCCAGGCGCTGGAGAGCCAGCGGGTCTATCGCATCCAGGATCTGCAGCAACTGGTGCCCAGCGTCAACGTGGCCTACATGCATGCGCGACAGTCCAGCGTGTCGATCCGTGGCCTGGGCAACAACCCGGCCAGCGATGGCCTGGAAGGCAGCGTCGGGCTGTACATCGACAACGTTTACCTCGGACGGCCGGGCATGGCGGTGTTCGACCTGATGGACATCGAGCAACTGGAAGTCCTGCGTGGCCCGCAAGGGACGTTATTTGGCAAAAACACCACGGCGGGGGTGATCAACATCAGCACTCGCGCGCCGAGTTTCACCCCTGAGCGCAGCATCGAAACCTCGGTCGGCGAGGACGGATACTTTCAAACCAAGGGCACGGTTTCCGGGCCGCTCAACGATGAGCTGGCCGGGCGTTTTTCTGCCTATCGCACCCGCAGTGACGGCGACATCAAGAACGAGTACGACGGTCATGATTTGAATGGCGGCTCGCGTCAGGGCTTTCGCGGCCAGTTGCTCTACAAACCGAATGAAAGCTTCAACCTGCGCTGGATCGGCGACTACAACGAAGAGGATTCCAGCGCCGGGACGCGAGTGCTCTACAGCACCGGGCCGACCATCAATGGCGTCAACCTCTACCAGTCGCGGGCCAGGGCGGCGGGTGCGACCCTGGTGGACGGCTCCCACCGCAAGGTCAACCTGAACAACGATCAGCACGTCACCGTGTTCCAGGGCGGCACCTCGCTGGAGGCCAACTGGACCTTGCCGAACGATTTCACCCTGACGTCGGTCAGCGCTTATCGCTGGTGGAACTTCACCCCGCGCAACGACGATGGCCTGAATGTGGCCGCTGCCTACAACGCAGGCGTTTCGGTGGAAGACAAACAGTATTCCCAGGAGTTTCGCCTGGCCTCACCTACCGGTGGCGCTTTCGATTATGTGTTGGGCGCCTACTATTTCGGCTCGGATCTGGACAACAAATCCTTCGCCTATTACGGCCCGCAAGCCGACATCTGGAATGGCACGCCACGGGGCGCGCTGGCCAACGTCAGCACGGTCGGCAACGGTCACATCGAAACCAACAGTTTTGCGCTGTTTGCCCAAGGCACCTGGCACCTCACCGAGCGGCTGGATTTCACCGCCGGGGTGCGTGGCAGTTACGAGGATAAGAGCGCGTGGGTGACCCGCGATGCGCCGTTGGGCGGCGCAGCAGTGACTGGTGCGGCGACCAACGCCCGGCGCGGTCGCACCGGGGCATACGATTCCGGGGATCTGAATCAGTACAGCAGCAGCCCATCGGGTTTGCTGAACCTCAGTTACCACTTCACCGATGATCTGCTGGGCTACGCGACCTTGTCCCATGGCGAGAAATCCGGTGGGGTCAACCTGGTGGTCGGCTCTGCACCGACGGCGGGCGCCGACTCCTTGTTGATCGGCACCGAGCGCGCCAACAACGCCGAGCTGGGTTTCAAAAGCACCCTGTGGGACCGACGCCTGCAACTCAACGCCAACCTGTTCTGGACCCGGGTCAACGGCTACCAGACCAACGCCTATGACGAAGCCAACCGCGTGCAGTACCTGACCAACGCCGGCTCGGTGCGTTCACGGGGCGTGGAAGTGGAAAGCACGCTGATTGCGCTGCGAGGCCTGACGCTGAACATCAACGGCTCGTACAACGACGTCAGTTACCTCTCCTACAAGGATGCGCCATGCCCGCCCGAAGTCAGTCTGCGTCCTGGTGCGCCGGCATCGTGCGACCTCAGCGGCCATCAAGTGGTCGGCGCCTCGAAGTGGATCGGCAACGCCAACGGCGAATACACATGGAACCTCAATAACGGCCTGGAAGAATACGTCACCGCCAGCTACGCGTTCCGCTCCAAAGCGGTGGGCACGGTCGAGGACTCCGATTTCGGGCAGATCCCCAGCTACGCCGTGGTGAATTTATCCACAGGCTTGCGCGGCGATTTCAACGACGGCCAGTGGGACGTTTCGTTGTGGTTGAAGAACGCCTTCGACAAAACCTATTACACGACCCTCTGGACGGGCGGCAACGGCGGGTACGAAGGGTTGCTCGGAACACCGCGGACATTGGGTGTGACTGGTCGTTATGAATTCTAG
- a CDS encoding energy transducer TonB, translating into MGNVQTAASAHEVLWRQAPSGELVDLGRPHRVPLGQLRLQRTPKGILSRREGILLGVLALLVHGAVIYWVNQQPTPALPVVPPETPPMTIEFSRPAPPVVEPPPPQPAPPVVEPPPPVVDELAAKPPPKPRPKPVIKQAPIPAPKAVEQPPATPQPAAPVAAPAPVAPPAPAPVTPASANAAYLKNPAPEYPSLAQRRGWEGTVLLRVQVLASGKPGEIQIQKSSGRQQLDDAALTAVKRWSFVPAKQGDVAQDGWVSVPIDFKIH; encoded by the coding sequence ATGGGCAATGTCCAGACCGCCGCCAGCGCACATGAAGTGCTATGGCGGCAGGCGCCGAGTGGCGAGTTGGTCGATCTCGGCCGCCCCCATCGGGTGCCATTGGGTCAGTTGCGGTTGCAGCGCACGCCCAAGGGCATCCTCAGCCGACGCGAAGGGATTCTGCTGGGGGTGCTGGCGTTGCTGGTGCATGGCGCGGTGATTTACTGGGTCAATCAGCAACCGACACCGGCGCTGCCCGTCGTGCCGCCGGAGACCCCGCCGATGACCATCGAATTTTCACGCCCGGCGCCGCCAGTGGTCGAGCCGCCACCCCCGCAACCAGCGCCACCCGTGGTCGAGCCACCGCCGCCCGTGGTGGATGAATTGGCGGCCAAGCCACCGCCCAAACCCAGGCCAAAACCGGTGATCAAGCAGGCCCCGATACCGGCGCCGAAAGCGGTTGAACAACCGCCCGCGACGCCGCAACCCGCCGCGCCCGTGGCCGCGCCGGCACCCGTTGCGCCGCCGGCGCCCGCGCCAGTCACTCCGGCATCGGCCAACGCGGCGTACCTGAAAAACCCGGCGCCGGAATATCCGTCGCTGGCACAGCGGCGCGGTTGGGAAGGCACGGTGTTGTTGCGGGTTCAGGTGTTGGCCAGCGGCAAACCGGGAGAGATCCAGATTCAGAAAAGCAGTGGTCGCCAGCAGCTCGACGACGCGGCCTTAACCGCCGTGAAACGTTGGAGTTTCGTGCCGGCCAAGCAGGGTGATGTCGCCCAGGACGGCTGGGTCAGCGTGCCCATCGATTTCAAGATTCATTGA
- a CDS encoding MotA/TolQ/ExbB proton channel family protein — MTLLASPLESIEGAVIWLLVVFSVATWGLALLKGVQFARLKAQDRKFHKQFWAASSLDSAADLSETQPGAAARVAQAGYAAIQVGEAPHATDLSQAINHQDRLERALRQQIVRERRSLETGLAVVASIGSTSPFIGLFGTVWGIMEALKGISAAGSASLETVAGPIGAALVATGVGIAVAVPAVLVYNYFLRRLKLTAADLDDFAHDFYSLAQKSSFRVLIHPTAHKAAAQGSPQKVKEAS, encoded by the coding sequence ATGACGTTACTGGCATCTCCACTTGAATCCATCGAAGGCGCGGTGATCTGGCTGTTGGTGGTTTTTTCCGTCGCCACCTGGGGCCTGGCGTTGCTCAAGGGTGTGCAGTTCGCGCGCTTGAAAGCCCAGGATCGCAAATTCCACAAACAGTTCTGGGCGGCCTCCAGTCTCGATTCGGCGGCTGATTTGAGTGAAACCCAACCCGGCGCGGCGGCCCGCGTGGCACAGGCCGGTTATGCCGCGATCCAGGTCGGCGAAGCGCCGCATGCGACGGACCTGAGCCAGGCGATCAATCATCAGGACCGCCTGGAGCGCGCCTTGCGCCAGCAGATCGTGCGGGAACGGCGCTCGCTGGAAACTGGCCTGGCGGTGGTCGCCAGTATCGGCAGCACCTCGCCGTTCATTGGTTTGTTCGGCACTGTGTGGGGAATCATGGAAGCCTTGAAAGGCATCAGCGCCGCAGGCTCCGCGAGCCTGGAAACCGTGGCCGGGCCGATTGGTGCCGCGCTGGTGGCGACGGGCGTGGGGATCGCGGTCGCGGTGCCGGCCGTGCTGGTTTACAACTATTTCCTGCGGCGCTTGAAGCTGACCGCCGCCGACCTCGATGACTTCGCCCATGACTTCTACAGCCTGGCGCAGAAGAGCTCGTTCCGGGTGCTGATCCACCCGACTGCGCATAAAGCGGCGGCCCAGGGCAGCCCGCAAAAAGTGAAGGAGGCGTCCTGA
- a CDS encoding biopolymer transporter ExbD, translating to MAFSTQDSDEVLSEINVTPLVDVMLVLLVVFIVTAPLLTNAIPINLPKTEAVAPVEQKDPLVVSIDGAGKLFINKDEIQPELLEFNLQAAKTKDPQVRVQLQADDGVNYGEVARAMASIERAGITKLSVITAR from the coding sequence ATGGCCTTCTCCACGCAAGACAGTGACGAGGTGCTGAGCGAGATCAACGTCACGCCGCTGGTGGACGTGATGCTGGTGTTGCTGGTGGTGTTCATCGTGACGGCGCCACTGCTGACCAACGCGATTCCGATCAACCTGCCGAAGACCGAAGCGGTCGCGCCGGTTGAGCAGAAAGACCCGCTGGTGGTGAGTATCGACGGTGCGGGCAAGCTGTTTATCAACAAGGACGAAATCCAGCCCGAATTGCTCGAATTCAACCTGCAGGCCGCCAAGACCAAGGACCCGCAGGTGCGCGTGCAATTGCAGGCCGACGACGGGGTGAACTACGGCGAAGTGGCGCGGGCCATGGCGTCCATCGAGCGAGCGGGAATCACCAAGCTGTCGGTGATCACGGCGCGTTAA
- a CDS encoding alpha/beta hydrolase: MRNESIRYLIVPGWQGSPEDHWQSHWQSSLPNSARVEQADWLTPRREDWVAALAEAIAADSTPVILIAHSLGCITVAHWAATAPVQALRQVRGALLVAPADVERPACVPALRNFAPIPTHLLPFPSQVVSADNDAAVSAPRALELARNWGAEAGILAGAGHINVKSGHHRWEQGFAYLYRLQNRMEHHALRRA; the protein is encoded by the coding sequence ATGCGCAACGAATCAATTCGCTACCTGATTGTGCCGGGCTGGCAAGGATCGCCAGAAGATCATTGGCAAAGCCATTGGCAGAGCAGTCTGCCCAACAGCGCGCGTGTGGAGCAGGCCGACTGGCTGACGCCGCGCCGTGAAGATTGGGTGGCGGCGCTGGCCGAGGCCATTGCCGCCGACAGCACGCCGGTGATCCTGATCGCCCATAGCCTGGGTTGCATCACCGTGGCCCATTGGGCGGCCACCGCGCCGGTGCAGGCATTGCGTCAGGTACGCGGGGCCTTGCTGGTCGCGCCGGCCGACGTCGAGCGCCCGGCCTGCGTGCCGGCCTTGCGCAACTTCGCACCGATCCCGACGCACTTGCTGCCGTTCCCGAGCCAGGTCGTGAGCGCCGACAACGACGCCGCCGTCAGCGCGCCGCGTGCCCTGGAACTGGCCCGCAACTGGGGTGCCGAAGCGGGAATCCTGGCGGGCGCCGGGCACATCAATGTGAAGTCCGGCCACCATCGCTGGGAGCAGGGTTTCGCCTACCTTTACCGGCTGCAAAACCGCATGGAACATCACGCCTTGCGCCGCGCTTGA
- a CDS encoding sigma 54-interacting transcriptional regulator — protein sequence MSLHESFGQPLLTFPDAEKSPLSIRAKALVFVDPRSRQLRQELEHLAPRSISVLIRGETGSGKELLARHIHRGSDRGGLFVSVNCGAISPTYADAELFGYAGGSFSGAASSRAGWFGSANGGTLYLDEIGDLPLPIQIKLLAALENHEVTRVGAQQPSPVDVRLVAATSIDLAQAVAAGKFHERLYHYLSEGQLELPALRERVGDIQSLAEYFLGIYSQRLDLPVPFISDAAQHVLEQHSWPGNTRELENVIHFALLVSSGEEILPEHLNLPQVLSPLEQIKRQVAQVSKNGTAAERSSLKSLLTDLLVAL from the coding sequence ATGAGTCTGCATGAGTCTTTCGGTCAGCCATTGCTGACCTTTCCCGACGCTGAAAAAAGCCCGCTGAGCATTCGCGCCAAGGCACTGGTGTTCGTCGACCCGCGCTCGCGACAGTTGCGCCAGGAACTGGAACACCTGGCACCACGCTCGATTTCGGTGTTGATTCGCGGTGAAACCGGCAGCGGCAAAGAGCTGCTGGCGCGGCATATCCATCGCGGCAGCGATCGCGGCGGTTTGTTCGTGTCGGTCAATTGCGGCGCGATCAGCCCGACCTACGCCGATGCCGAGTTGTTCGGTTACGCGGGCGGAAGTTTCAGCGGTGCGGCCAGCAGCCGCGCGGGCTGGTTCGGTTCGGCCAACGGCGGAACCCTGTACCTGGATGAAATCGGCGACTTGCCGTTGCCGATCCAGATCAAGTTGCTCGCGGCCCTGGAAAACCACGAAGTCACCCGCGTCGGCGCCCAGCAGCCAAGCCCGGTGGACGTGCGCCTGGTGGCCGCCACCAGCATCGACCTGGCCCAGGCCGTGGCCGCCGGAAAATTCCACGAGCGCCTGTATCACTACCTCAGCGAAGGGCAGCTTGAGTTGCCGGCATTGCGCGAGCGGGTCGGCGACATTCAGTCATTGGCTGAGTACTTCCTCGGTATCTACAGCCAGCGCCTCGACCTGCCAGTGCCGTTTATCAGCGACGCGGCGCAGCACGTGCTGGAACAGCACAGTTGGCCAGGCAATACCCGCGAGTTGGAAAATGTCATTCACTTTGCGTTGCTGGTGAGCAGTGGCGAGGAGATTTTGCCGGAGCATTTGAACCTGCCGCAGGTTCTTTCACCGTTGGAGCAGATCAAGCGGCAGGTCGCGCAAGTCAGCAAAAACGGTACGGCTGCTGAACGTTCATCCCTCAAAAGCCTGCTCACAGATCTATTGGTCGCCCTATAA
- a CDS encoding MetQ/NlpA family ABC transporter substrate-binding protein, with protein MKKVLLFTALAAALTASLAQAGEKLVVAATPVPHAEILELIKPTLAKEGVDLEIKVFTDYVQPNVQVDQKRLDANYFQTLPYLKSFNDGKGTNLVTVIGVHVEPFGGYSKKVKTLAELKDGATIAIPNEGSNSGRALILLQKAGLIELKDPKNALATPKDIAKNPHNFKFKELESAMLPRVLDQVDLDMINTNYALEAGLNPAKDALVIEGADSPYVNFLVARPDNKDSVAIQKLAKALTSPEVKAFIAKKYNGAVLPAF; from the coding sequence ATGAAAAAGGTTCTGTTGTTCACCGCATTGGCGGCTGCCCTGACCGCAAGCCTGGCCCAGGCCGGGGAGAAACTCGTGGTGGCGGCAACGCCGGTGCCCCACGCCGAGATTCTCGAACTGATCAAACCCACCCTCGCCAAAGAAGGCGTGGACCTGGAAATCAAAGTCTTCACCGACTACGTGCAACCGAACGTACAGGTCGATCAGAAGCGTCTGGACGCCAACTACTTCCAGACCCTGCCGTACCTCAAAAGCTTCAACGACGGCAAAGGCACGAACCTTGTGACCGTGATCGGCGTGCATGTCGAACCGTTCGGTGGCTACTCGAAGAAAGTCAAAACCCTGGCTGAATTGAAAGATGGCGCAACCATTGCCATTCCAAACGAAGGCAGCAACAGCGGCCGTGCGCTGATCCTGTTGCAGAAGGCCGGCCTGATCGAGTTGAAAGACCCGAAAAACGCCCTGGCCACGCCAAAGGACATCGCCAAGAACCCGCACAATTTCAAGTTCAAGGAGCTGGAGTCGGCCATGCTGCCGCGTGTGCTGGATCAGGTCGACCTGGACATGATCAACACCAACTACGCGCTGGAAGCGGGTTTGAACCCGGCTAAGGACGCGCTGGTCATCGAAGGTGCGGATTCGCCGTACGTGAACTTCCTGGTGGCCCGTCCGGACAACAAGGACAGCGTGGCGATCCAGAAACTGGCCAAGGCCCTGACCAGCCCGGAGGTGAAAGCATTCATCGCCAAGAAGTACAACGGCGCGGTCCTGCCGGCGTTCTGA
- a CDS encoding amino acid ABC transporter permease: protein MTFDYAFILSTLPAFLKAVGVTLQVGLIAIGTSLLVALINATILVFRTPYLRRLVGLYVELARNTPLLIQLFFVYFALPALGIKVSGFTAAIITMTFLGGAYLTEVLRAGVEAVPAAQLESGRSIGLSNGQLLRYVILPQAGILSLPSLFANFIFLLKETTVVSAVAVPEILYTTKSYIALYYKTYEMLAVLTLICVLLFLPLSLLLSRLERRLQHGQFGS from the coding sequence ATGACATTCGATTACGCTTTCATCCTCAGCACCCTTCCGGCTTTTCTCAAAGCCGTGGGCGTGACACTGCAGGTCGGGCTGATCGCCATCGGCACCTCGTTGCTGGTAGCCCTGATCAACGCGACCATCCTGGTATTCCGTACCCCTTACCTGCGACGTCTCGTCGGGCTTTACGTTGAACTGGCCCGCAACACGCCGCTGCTGATCCAGCTGTTCTTCGTCTACTTCGCCTTGCCGGCGCTGGGCATCAAAGTCTCCGGTTTTACGGCGGCGATCATCACCATGACCTTCCTGGGTGGGGCCTACCTCACCGAAGTGCTGCGGGCCGGCGTCGAAGCGGTGCCGGCGGCGCAACTGGAGTCGGGGCGTTCCATCGGTCTGTCGAACGGGCAGCTGTTGCGCTACGTGATCCTGCCGCAAGCGGGGATCCTCAGCCTGCCGTCGCTGTTCGCCAACTTCATTTTCCTGCTCAAGGAAACCACCGTGGTGTCCGCGGTGGCGGTGCCGGAGATTCTCTACACCACCAAGAGCTACATCGCGCTGTATTACAAAACCTACGAAATGCTCGCCGTGTTGACGCTGATTTGCGTGCTGCTGTTTTTGCCGCTGTCGCTGTTGCTCAGCCGCCTGGAAAGGAGGCTCCAGCATGGCCAGTTCGGGTCTTGA
- a CDS encoding amino acid ABC transporter permease, producing MASSGLELLWVSLPQLGRGAAQTLSISFLSIAISTVGGVLYGVLRTLNSKWLNAILRVYLELFRAIPVLVWLYLLFFGLPIFFGLSIPSYWCAVLVLSLWGASEVGEVVRGALHSLPHGQREAGLSIGLSGPQLYGYVLIPQALKRMTPPTINVYTRIIKTSSLAVLIGVVDVIKVGQQIIERTYESVLIYGALFLFFFFICYPLSAASRVLERRWTQA from the coding sequence ATGGCCAGTTCGGGTCTTGAATTGCTCTGGGTGTCGTTGCCTCAACTAGGCCGTGGCGCGGCGCAAACCCTGTCGATTTCCTTTTTGAGCATCGCCATCAGCACCGTTGGCGGCGTGCTCTACGGCGTGTTGCGAACCCTGAATTCGAAATGGCTGAACGCGATCCTGCGGGTCTATCTGGAATTGTTCCGGGCGATCCCGGTGCTGGTCTGGCTGTATCTGCTGTTTTTCGGCCTGCCGATCTTTTTCGGTCTGAGCATTCCCAGTTACTGGTGCGCGGTGCTGGTGTTGTCGTTGTGGGGCGCCAGCGAGGTCGGTGAAGTGGTGCGCGGCGCGCTGCATTCGTTGCCGCACGGGCAACGCGAGGCGGGGCTGTCGATTGGTTTGTCCGGCCCGCAGCTTTACGGTTACGTGCTGATCCCCCAGGCGCTGAAACGCATGACGCCGCCGACCATCAACGTCTACACGCGGATCATCAAGACCAGTTCGCTGGCGGTGCTGATCGGCGTGGTGGACGTGATCAAGGTCGGCCAGCAGATCATCGAACGCACCTACGAGTCGGTGCTGATCTACGGCGCGTTGTTCCTGTTTTTCTTCTTTATCTGCTACCCGCTGTCGGCCGCTTCACGCGTGCTGGAGCGGCGCTGGACGCAAGCATGA
- a CDS encoding amino acid ABC transporter ATP-binding protein produces the protein MSALIEFKGFNKFFGEHQVLDGIDLSVKAGEVIVILGPSGCGKSTLLRCLNGLEVAHSGSLNFAGRELLGKTTDWREVRQQIGMVFQSYHLFPHMSVLDNLLLGPLKVQKRPVREAREQAEALLERVGLSDKRDAFPRQLSGGQQQRIAIIRSLCMNPQVMLFDEVTAALDPEMVKEVLEVIQGLARDGMTLLIVTHEMAFARAVADRIVFMDAGRILEQNPPETFFTNPQTARAQQFLEKFSFVEALPKKTLAKELEPS, from the coding sequence ATGAGCGCATTGATCGAGTTCAAGGGTTTCAACAAGTTTTTCGGTGAACATCAGGTTCTCGACGGGATCGACCTGAGCGTGAAGGCCGGCGAGGTGATCGTCATCCTCGGCCCCAGCGGGTGCGGCAAAAGCACCTTGCTGCGCTGCCTCAACGGCCTGGAAGTCGCCCACAGCGGCAGCTTGAACTTCGCCGGCCGCGAGTTGCTGGGCAAAACCACCGACTGGCGCGAAGTGCGCCAGCAGATCGGCATGGTGTTCCAGAGCTACCACCTGTTCCCGCACATGAGCGTGCTCGACAACCTGTTGCTCGGTCCGCTCAAGGTGCAAAAGCGTCCGGTGCGCGAAGCCCGCGAACAAGCCGAAGCCTTGCTTGAACGGGTAGGTCTTTCGGACAAGCGCGATGCTTTTCCGCGTCAGCTTTCCGGAGGCCAGCAACAACGCATCGCCATCATTCGGTCGTTGTGCATGAACCCGCAGGTCATGTTGTTCGATGAAGTCACCGCCGCCCTGGACCCGGAAATGGTCAAGGAAGTGCTGGAGGTGATTCAGGGCCTGGCCCGCGATGGCATGACGCTGTTGATCGTCACCCACGAAATGGCCTTCGCCCGTGCCGTGGCCGACCGCATCGTGTTCATGGATGCCGGGCGCATCCTTGAGCAAAACCCTCCCGAGACGTTCTTCACGAACCCGCAGACCGCACGTGCGCAGCAGTTCCTGGAGAAGTTCTCCTTCGTTGAAGCCCTGCCCAAAAAGACTCTTGCCAAGGAACTGGAACCCTCATGA
- a CDS encoding transporter substrate-binding domain-containing protein has translation MKTAKSSLLLLPLVGLALLAGCNKSEEPAKPAASTASAAPAASYLEKIKARDKLIVGVFTDKPPFGFVDEAGRYVGFDTDIGRRFAKDLLGDENKVEFVAVEPASRIPFLQSDKVDLILANMTVTPERKEAVEFTNPNLKVAVQALVPEASTVKSLEDLATRTTIVTTGTTADIWLTKNHPDWKLLKFEKNTESLQALSSGRGDAYAQDNLILFSWAKQNPGYRVLTQTLGAEAPIAPAVKKGNLELRDWVNTELAKLGEEKYLLKLYDQYVRKELSDDTKPESVIVEGGKWQG, from the coding sequence ATGAAAACTGCCAAGTCTTCACTGCTGCTACTCCCATTGGTCGGCCTCGCGTTGCTGGCCGGTTGCAACAAATCCGAAGAGCCCGCCAAGCCTGCGGCGTCCACCGCCAGCGCGGCGCCTGCGGCGAGCTACCTGGAAAAAATCAAGGCACGCGACAAGTTGATCGTCGGCGTGTTCACCGACAAACCGCCGTTTGGCTTTGTTGACGAAGCCGGGCGCTACGTGGGTTTTGATACCGACATTGGTCGCCGGTTTGCCAAGGACCTGTTGGGTGACGAGAACAAGGTCGAGTTCGTGGCGGTGGAACCGGCGAGCCGGATTCCATTCCTGCAAAGCGACAAGGTCGACCTGATCCTGGCCAACATGACCGTGACTCCGGAGCGCAAGGAAGCGGTGGAATTCACCAATCCGAACCTCAAGGTTGCGGTGCAGGCGCTGGTCCCTGAGGCCAGCACCGTGAAGAGCCTGGAGGATCTGGCGACCCGCACCACAATCGTCACCACCGGCACCACGGCCGATATCTGGCTGACCAAGAACCACCCGGACTGGAAGTTGCTCAAGTTCGAGAAAAACACCGAGTCGCTGCAAGCGCTGTCCAGTGGTCGCGGCGATGCCTATGCGCAGGACAACCTGATCCTGTTCAGCTGGGCCAAGCAGAACCCGGGCTACCGCGTACTGACGCAAACCCTGGGCGCTGAAGCACCGATCGCGCCGGCCGTGAAGAAGGGCAACCTCGAACTGCGCGACTGGGTGAACACCGAACTGGCGAAATTGGGCGAAGAGAAATACCTGCTCAAACTGTACGACCAGTACGTGCGCAAAGAACTGAGCGACGACACCAAGCCTGAGAGCGTGATCGTTGAAGGCGGGAAGTGGCAGGGCTAA